In the genome of Plasmodium gaboni strain SY75 chromosome 2, whole genome shotgun sequence, the window aaaatattgCCCTGgaatattttgaatatatatatatatattactatatgatatgaaaaaataataataataataaataggatatagtaatatttttacattcTGTTAATGTTGACACATAtttaatatgaaaataCGAATAAATCTGTAgcattatatatatatatatatatggaataTTATAGAACCCGAAAATACTAATTATCTATAAAcacatttattttaaataagtgtgtttattaaattttcattatatatatatatatatatatatgatttttttttttttttttttgttttattcttataatacATTTGATAATTACATTGATAATTTcacaataaaaaaaaatattttattacaatttataatatatatatatataatatatttaaaacCGAAATAAAAATACTATTGATTATAGGATGTAATTAAAGaatctatataatatatatattatatatatatggaattcttatttttaaatataaatatatatataatataatttactatataaaaattctgagacgttttttttataatataaattaggcattaaaaaaacatatattattaatttttttaaaactaGAATTTATCATGGTGTTgtaaaaattttaatacatGCAAGCAATTAAtatgaaattttttttttttttttttatcatattttactattaaaataattgaATTAAATTcttaattaatttttattcaaaaataatatttaatatatattataaatatatattataatattaatttcaaaaggtataaaatgaaaaaaagaaaaaaagcccccccaaaaaaaaaaaaaaaactttgcatgtaataataataaaatatatatatatatatataatatttataaatactttgaaagaaaatttttttttttaattctttatataaaaacaatatcataaatatattatttattttataaatattttatagGAGTCCTAAAAAAGTATTTAGTTTTTTATAACcgaataaaaaaaaaaaaaaaagctatatagatataatttatatatatattatatatataatacgctttcctttatttaatacaattttatatttttttgttgtaaaatcctttttttttttttcatacaaaaatatacatagttgatattaaatatatagaatataataaaatgtaataatttCTTAGTAAATtttatgcatatatatatatataaataatgcaaaaaaataaattaaaaaaatcattcaactatttttttttttttattattttaattaaaattttataaaataacattttatataaataatattttattatttaatatatataataaaaatataggTAGTTGGTTCTCTTTTTTTagtttttttcttttctttttattttttttattttggTTATAGAGAAGagattttatatataatataatattttattatatatttattattacaaacataaaaatatacaaaataatattattataataacatctatatataaatatatttatacatataattaattattatattatatatatttatatacatgtaaataattaatttataaataataaaaaatataataataaatagttatatattttttttgtaacataatttttatgcaatgttttattgtatataaaatatatattatataagtaccttgaaaaaaaaaaaaaaaaaaaaattataaataaatggTTCTAATTGTGaacaaaaaagaataatatagaaatataatattatatatatagttaGAAATCTTTTTATgatctattttttttattatagAACAAATAacctttttattatttatagttttaatttttttttttttttttaaacattgaatatatatgtccttatatatatttttgtaatatatatttttttagagtatttttttttttttttcattttaataattggatatataaaaaaaaaaaaaaaaaaaaaaaagtgtataatatttactactaacttcatttttattgaagttgtattatcattatatatatatatattttttttttttttttgaaaataacaaatatatataaaatatattcacCTAACGAAAATGGTGTagttttatataaataagaattatatatatagaaataatatatgtgatggtatgatattatataaccgtatatatatttagtagtattaatatatatatatatatatttatatgtatatatgtatatatttaaatgatgtttttttttactcctttttgttattacatttttaaagaatattaaagaattattctgaacaaaataaatgttAATTAAATGtgttaaaataaataattttttattttaattttttaacatttatattccgaagatattattattttacaATTTGTCTTgttatttaattatttttatttttatttttatttttttttttttttttttttttttttttctttaaattttatatttataaatattataaaaagttAGAAAATGACAAATAGTAATTataaatcaaataataaaacatataatgaaaataataatgaacaAAAAACTACCATATTTAATAGAACAAATATGAATCggataaaaaaatgtcatatgagagaaaaaataaataagtaCTTTTTTTTGATCAAAATTTTGACATGTACCATTTTAATATGGGCTCTACAATATGCTAATAACGtaagataaaaaattaaataataaatattttaaaaaaaaaaatatataaaataataataataatataatatatatatttatatttataatttcttatatatatttattaatttattattattttatttttttttctttttagTGTGATATAAACAAAACTTGGAAAAAAGATTCTTATGTTTATAAGAAATTGAATACAGTATTTAACAGAAGTTTAGGAGAACCTCAGGTAAATGGTGAACTAGCTAGTGAAGAAGTAAAGGAAAAAATTCTTGACTTATTAGAAGAAGGAAATACATTAAATGAAAGTGTAGATGATAATAGTAATTTAGAAGAAGCAGAAcatataaaagaaaatattttattaagTAATATAGAAGAAtcaaaagaaaatattgTTGACAGTTTATTCAATAATATTGAACAAAATTCAGAACAACAAGAAAGTGTGTCAGAAAATGAACAAGTCAATGatgatatttttaatgCCTTATTTAATAGTGCAGATGTTAATGGAGAAgtagaagaaaaaattttaGAGGAAAGTCAAGTTAATGACgatatttttaataatttagTAAAAAGTATCCAACAAGAACAACAACAGAGCGTTTCTGAAAGTGTAATAGAAAGTGTAGAAGAAAAAGTCGCAGAAAGTGTTGAAGAAACTGTAACTGAAAGTGTTGAAGAAGCTGTAACTGAAAGTGTTGAAGAAACTGTAGCTGAAGATATTGTAGAAACAGTAGCTGAAAGTGTTGAAGAAACTGTAGCTGAAAAAGTTGAAGAAACTGTAGCTGAAAAAGTTGAAGAAACTGTAGTTGAAAAAGTTGAAGAAACTGTAGTTGAAGATATTACATCAAATTTATCAGATCATATTTTAAGCAATTTGTTAGGTGTTATGGAAAATCAAGAAGCAAAGGACagtatattaaatgatatagaagaagtaaaagaaaatgtaGTTTCCACAATACTAGATAAGGTAGAAGAAACTACAACTGACAATTCAACTACTTTTAGTAACATATTAGAGCATATACAAGAAAGCACTATTTCTACTGATAATATAGAGGAAAAATTAGAAGAACTGCACGAAAATGTATTAAGTGCCGCTTTAGAAAGTGCCCAAAGTGAAGAGGAAAAGAAAGAAGTAATAGATGTAATtgaagaaataaaagaagaagTAGCTTCCATGTTATTAGAAACTGTGGAACAAACAACAGAAGAAATCTCAAGTACAATTACAGAAATAGTTGAAAATATAGAAGAAAATGCAATATCAAGTAATGAAAATATTGTAGAGAATTTAGAGAAATTAAACGAAACTGTATTTACTACTGTATTAGATAAAATAGAGGAAACAACAGAAATTAGCGGAGAAAGTTTAGAAATTAAAGGAATGGATGGAACATTTTTAACTGAAATGTTAGATAATGTAAAAGGAATTCAAGAAAATATACTAACTACTATGTTTCAAAGTATAGAAACGAGTACAGTAATTCATTCAGAAGAAAAGGTTGATTTAAATGAAGATATGGTTAGCACCATCTTAGATAATATAGAAATTATGAAAGatgatttattaaataaatttgaaaatatttcaaGTACTGAAAGTGTTAATGAAATTGCAACTCCACCTGTAGAAcaaaatacatatatggATGTTGATATTCCTGCTATGAAAGATCAATTTTTAGGAATATTAAATGAGGGAGAAGCATTGAAAGAAATGTTTTTTAATTTGGAAGATGTATTTAAAAGTGAAAGTAATGTAATTACTGTAGAAGAAATTAAAGAAGAACCCCTTCAAAAAGAGGTAGAAAAAGAAACTGCTAGTATTATTGAAGAAGTGAAAGAAAATATTGTTGATGTATTAGATGAACAAAAAGAAGATTTAACAGACAAGATGATAGATGCAGTAGAAGAAGCCATAGAAATATCCTCAGACGTTAAAGAAGAAATTGAATCAATTCaagataaagaaaaagatgCTTTACCAGTTGTTGAAGAAGTTAAAGAACATGATATAGAAGAAAGTGTTGAAAAAGTTATAGAATTAAAAAACATTGAAGAGGAGTTAATGAAAGATGCTgttgaaataaataaaattacaAGCAAAATTGTTGAAGAAACTGAAGAGTTAAATGAAGTTGAAGCagatttattaaaagatatgGAAAAATTGAAAGAATTAGAAAAAGCTTTATCAGAAGATACGAAAGAAATAGTCGATGCAAAAGATGATACATTAGAAAAAGTTATTGAAGAGGAACATGATGTAACAACCACATTAGATGAGGTTGTGGAATTAAAAGATGTAGAAGAAGACAAAATCGAAAAAGTATCTGAATTAAAAGATCTTCAagaagatatattaaaagaagTAAAAGAAATCAAAGAACTTGAAAGTGAAATTATAGAAGattttaaagaattaaaaaCCATTGAAGCAGATATTTTAGAAgagaaaaaagaattagAAAAAGATCATTTCAAAAAGTTTGAAGAAGAAGCTGTAGAAATAAAAGATCTTGAATcagatatattaaaagaagTATCTTCATTAGAAGttgaagaagaaaaaaaattagcAGAAGTACAAGAAATTAAAGGAGAGATAGAAGATATAATAAGTGGTGATGCTCATATAGAAGGTTTGGAAAAAGGTGATTTAGAAGAAGTAGATGATTTAAAAGGAAGTATTTTAGACATCTTAAAGGAAGATATGGGATTAGGAGATATGGATAAAGAAAGTTTAGAAGATGTAACAGCAAAACTTGGAGAAAGAGTTGAATCCTTAAAAGATGTTTTAACTAGTGCATTGACCACGGGTGAAGAACAAATGAAAGCAAGAAAAAGAGCTCAAAGACCTAAATTAGAAGAAGTATTATTAAGAGAAGAAGTTATAGAAGAACCAAAGGCTAAAGAACCTGcgaaaaaaataacaaaaaagaaagtaAGATTTGATATTAAAGATGAGGAACCAGAAGATGAACCTCTAGAAGTTGAAGATTTAGATGAAGTTTTACATGAAGATATGGATGAAGATAAAGATGAAGATAAAGATGAAGATGAAGATGAAGATGAAGATGAAGATAAAGATGAAGATGAAGATAAAGATGTAGATAAAGATGAAGATAAAGATGTAGTAGTCGAAAAAGAGAAACACATTGAACAAgttaaaaagaaaaagaaaaagttagaaaaaaaagtagAAAAAAGTGTTAGTGGTTTTAAAAAACATGTGGATGAAGTAATGAAATATGTTCATAAAATTGATAAAGAAATAGATAAAGAAGTATCTAAAGCTTTAGAACCAAAAAGTGATGTTTCTAATGTATTACAACAAAATCAAGATTTTTTTAGTAAAGCTAAAAActtcataaaaaaatataaagtaTTTACCGCACCGTTCATATCTGCAATTGCTGCATTTGCATCTTATGTAGTTGGGTTCTTTACATTATCTGTATTTTCATCATGTGTAACAATCGCTTATTCAACTTACTTATTGTCAAAAGTTGATAAAAccataaataaaaataaacagAGACCATTTTATTCATTCGTATTTGATATCTTTAAGAATTTAAAACATTATTTACAAcaaatgaaagaaaaatttaGTAAAGGAAAAACTGATAATGAAGGACAAGTATCAAACAAATCTGATAAAACCGTTATTGTACCGGTAACAACTAAAgttgataaaaaaaataaagtacccaaaagaagaaaaacccaaaaataaaaataaaaaatttcaaTAGAGTGAAATGATTGGAGGGAACAATAAAATTAGtctataaaaaataaaaaaatatacatattatgtaaatatatatatatatatatatatatgtatgtgtttacaaattttaaaaatttataatatatatttattattatttatatttctgcatataattttatttttaacattttaatttaaattataaatattttttaatgagtttatgttttttaattaatatatagatTTCTATACGAAActgtatattatttatataatacatgtaatattaattatttgtgttttattaaagtttatattatatatatatatatatatatatatNNNNNNNNNNNNNNNNNNNNNNNNNNNNNNNNNNNNNNNNNNNNNNNNNNNNNNNNNNNNNNNNNNNNNNNNNNNNNNNNNNNNNNNNNNNNNNNNNNNNNNNNNNNNNNNNNNNNNNNNNNNNNNNNNNNNNNNNNNNNNNNNNNNNNNNNNNNNNNNNNNNNNNNNNNNNNNNNNNNNNNNNNNNNNNNNNNNNNNNNNNNNNNNNNNNNNNNNNNNNNNNNNNNNNNNNNNNNNNNNNNNNNNNNNNNNNNNNNNNNNNNNNNNNNNNNNNNNNNNNNNNNNNNNNNNNNNNNNNNNtatatatatatatatatatatatattgtatatatattaaaagataaaaaattaGCTTATTTGCttattatgtaaataagctttttttttttttttttttttttcatataaacgatgtttaatttttaatttttaatatgatatattctataaaatatcttttataaaaaaaagaaaaaattaaaaaaaacttACATTTAGAGAATAACTTAAAGagttatttttttaagatttaaaaattaaatatgtatataataaataaattacatgagaatattaaagaacataaataaaatgattatttattataaatattaaaaaaaaacagtaaagaatatttcaatatgatcgataattttttttctaaattatattatatgtgtgttataatataaatattatatatatatattaaatttaatgtaaatgtgaaaaaaaaatatgacatatatatatatatatatatatatatatatatataataaaaaaaaaaatatagacTATCCTAtgaatattaaaaatatttatattaaattttttggtgtccttataataatttttaaaattaagAAACTCATATTACTTCACAtgtgaatatattttaagacgaattaatttattatatacatattataaataatatataattttttatataattaattattcaaaatggtgttcatataataattattatatattccaattcttttataaaattattattttttaaatatgtaattaaaaaatgtagTTGAAGCGTAGTGTTACTCTATGTGCTCATTGGATTatgatgaaataaaaata includes:
- a CDS encoding liver stage antigen 3, which codes for MTNSNYKSNNKTYNENNNEQKTTIFNRTNMNRIKKCHMREKINKYFFLIKILTCTILIWALQYANNCDINKTWKKDSYVYKKLNTVFNRSLGEPQVNGELASEEVKEKILDLLEEGNTLNESVDDNSNLEEAEHIKENILLSNIEESKENIVDSLFNNIEQNSEQQESVSENEQVNDDIFNALFNSADVNGEVEEKILEESQVNDDIFNNLVKSIQQEQQQSVSESVIESVEEKVAESVEETVTESVEEAVTESVEETVAEDIVETVAESVEETVAEKVEETVAEKVEETVVEKVEETVVEDITSNLSDHILSNLLGVMENQEAKDSILNDIEEVKENVVSTILDKVEETTTDNSTTFSNILEHIQESTISTDNIEEKLEELHENVLSAALESAQSEEEKKEVIDVIEEIKEEVASMLLETVEQTTEEISSTITEIVENIEENAISSNENIVENLEKLNETVFTTVLDKIEETTEISGESLEIKGMDGTFLTEMLDNVKGIQENILTTMFQSIETSTVIHSEEKVDLNEDMVSTILDNIEIMKDDLLNKFENISSTESVNEIATPPVEQNTYMDVDIPAMKDQFLGILNEGEALKEMFFNLEDVFKSESNVITVEEIKEEPLQKEVEKETASIIEEVKENIVDVLDEQKEDLTDKMIDAVEEAIEISSDVKEEIESIQDKEKDALPVVEEVKEHDIEESVEKVIELKNIEEELMKDAVEINKITSKIVEETEELNEVEADLLKDMEKLKELEKALSEDTKEIVDAKDDTLEKVIEEEHDVTTTLDEVVELKDVEEDKIEKVSELKDLQEDILKEVKEIKELESEIIEDFKELKTIEADILEEKKELEKDHFKKFEEEAVEIKDLESDILKEVSSLEVEEEKKLAEVQEIKGEIEDIISGDAHIEGLEKGDLEEVDDLKGSILDILKEDMGLGDMDKESLEDVTAKLGERVESLKDVLTSALTTGEEQMKARKRAQRPKLEEVLLREEVIEEPKAKEPAKKITKKKVRFDIKDEEPEDEPLEVEDLDEVLHEDMDEDKDEDKDEDEDEDEDEDKDEDEDKDVDKDEDKDVVVEKEKHIEQVKKKKKKLEKKVEKSVSGFKKHVDEVMKYVHKIDKEIDKEVSKALEPKSDVSNVLQQNQDFFSKAKNFIKKYKVFTAPFISAIAAFASYVVGFFTLSVFSSCVTIAYSTYLLSKVDKTINKNKQRPFYSFVFDIFKNLKHYLQQMKEKFSKGKTDNEGQVSNKSDKTVIVPVTTKVDKKNKVPKRRKTQK